Proteins encoded together in one Musa acuminata AAA Group cultivar baxijiao chromosome BXJ3-6, Cavendish_Baxijiao_AAA, whole genome shotgun sequence window:
- the LOC103987248 gene encoding protein NUCLEAR FUSION DEFECTIVE 4 isoform X1: MAKPQGRLGSLLNNRWLVFVAGMWVQAVAGIGYLFGSLSPVIKSSLGYNQRQIASLGVAKDLGDSIGFLAGTLCEILPLWAALFIGVLQNFFGYGWVWLIVTGRAPRLPLWAMCILIFVGTNGETYFNTAALVSCVQNFPRSRGPIVGILKGFAGLSGAILTQIFAMMHTPDHAALIFMVAVGPSMVVISLAFIVRPVGGHRQVRPSDQSSFMFIYIVCLILAAYLMGVMLLEDLLDLSHIVIVLFTVVLMLLLLVPIAIPLLLAFRVDAAASPVQELLLPEPSKEETSKSGQQNEVVFSELEDEKPKDVDLLPALERQKRIARLQAKLFQAAADGAVRVKKRRGPHRGEDFTLMQALIKADFWLMFFSLLLGSGSGLTVIDNLGQMSESLGYDETHIFVSMISIWNFLGRVGGGYVSEIIVRDYAYPRPVAMAFSQVAMAIGHLFFAMAWPGTMYIGTLLIGLGYGAHWAIVPAAASELFGLKNFGALYNFLTVANPAGSLIFSGLVASGIYDYEAEKQAHQHQSSEGLQLGKLLQLTALNAEEPLKCKGAICFFFSSLIMSGLCVIAVILSMIIVYRTRIVYLNLYGRNRT, translated from the exons ATGGCCAAGCCTCAAGGAAGGTTGGGATCCTTGTTGAACAACAGATGGCTCGTGTTCGTGGCCGGGATGTGGGTGCAAGCCGTCGCTGGGATCGGGTACCTGTTCGGCAGCCTTTCGCCGGTGATCAAGAGCTCCCTCGGCTACAACCAGCGGCAGATCGCCAGCCTCGGCGTCGCCAAGGATCTCGGTGACAGCATCGGCTTCCTCGCCGGCACCCTCTGCGAAATCCTGCCCCTCTGGGCGGCTCTTTTTATTGGTGTGCTGCAGAACTTCTTCGGGTATGGCTGGGTTTGGCTCATCGTCACCGGGAGAGCGCCCCGTTTGCCACTGTGGGCG ATGTGCATTCTTATATTCGTGGGGACAAACGGAGAGACCTACTTCAACACAGCTGCACTGGTTTCGTGCGTACAGAACTTCCCCAGGAGCAGAGGCCCGATAGTGGGAATCCTGAAGGGGTTTGCAGGGCTCAGTGGTGCGATCTTGACGCAGATTTTTGCGATGATGCACACACCTGATCACGCTGCTCTCATTTTCATGGTGGCCGTCGGACCATCCATGGTGGTCATCTCCCTGGCGTTCATCGTCAGGCCCGTTGGAGGCCACCGGCAAGTGCGACCTTCGGATCAGTCTAGCTTTATGTTCATCTACATTGTATGCTTGATCCTGGCTGCTTACTTGATGGGTGTCATGCTTCTGGAAGATCTGCTTGACCTCAGCCACATCGTGATCGTCCTGTTCACGGTGGTGCTGATGCTTCTCTTGCTGGTTCCTATCGCCATTCCTCTGCTGCTGGCATTCCGTGTGGACGCCGCCGCTTCTCCCGTCCAAGAGCTTCTCTTGCCCGAACCTTCGAAAGAGGAGACAAGCAAATCAGGACAACAAAACGAGGTTGTCTTCAGCGAGCTCGAGGACGAAAAGCCCAAGGATGTCGACCTGCTTCCTGCGTTGGAGAGGCAGAAGAGAATCGCTCGTTTGCAAGCAAAGCTGTTCCAAGCAGCCGCTGATGGAGCTGTCCGGGTCAAGAAGAGGAGAGGCCCGCACAGGGGAGAGGACTTCACCTTGATGCAGGCACTCATAAAGGCGGACTTCTGGCTTATGTTCTTCTCCCTTCTCTTGGGATCCGGTTCCGGATTGACTGTCATCGACAATCTTGGGCAGATGAGCGAGTCTTTGGGTTACGATGAGACTCACATCTTCGTCTCCATGATTAGCATTTGGAATTTCCTTGGTCGGGTAGGCGGAGGCTATGTATCTGAGATCATTGTCAG GGACTATGCGTATCCGAGGCCAGTGGCCATGGCGTTCTCTCAGGTCGCAATGGCAATCGGGCACCTGTTCTTTGCCATGGCTTGGCCTGGAACGATGTACATCGGAACCTTGCTGATTGGACTTGGATATGGAGCTCACTGGGCTATCGTTCCGGCTGCTGCATCCGAGCTGTTCGGGTTGAAGAACTTCGGAGCCCTGTACAATTTTCTTACCGTGGCTAATCCTGCCGGATCATTAATCTTCTCAGGTCTCGTTGCCAGCGGAATCTACGACTACGAAGCGGAAAAACAAGCACACCAACATCAAAGCTCGGAGGGTCTGCAACTTGGAAAATTGCTCCAACTTACTGCACTGAATGCGGAGGAGCCATTGAAGTGCAAAGGAGCAATCTGCTTCTTCTTCAGTTCATTAATCATGTCCGGACTTTGCGTCATTGCAGTGATCCTCAGCATGATCATTGTTTACAGGACTAGAATCGTGTACCTCAACCTTTACGGACGTAATCGCACGTAA
- the LOC103987248 gene encoding protein NUCLEAR FUSION DEFECTIVE 4 isoform X2, whose amino-acid sequence MWVQAVAGIGYLFGSLSPVIKSSLGYNQRQIASLGVAKDLGDSIGFLAGTLCEILPLWAALFIGVLQNFFGYGWVWLIVTGRAPRLPLWAMCILIFVGTNGETYFNTAALVSCVQNFPRSRGPIVGILKGFAGLSGAILTQIFAMMHTPDHAALIFMVAVGPSMVVISLAFIVRPVGGHRQVRPSDQSSFMFIYIVCLILAAYLMGVMLLEDLLDLSHIVIVLFTVVLMLLLLVPIAIPLLLAFRVDAAASPVQELLLPEPSKEETSKSGQQNEVVFSELEDEKPKDVDLLPALERQKRIARLQAKLFQAAADGAVRVKKRRGPHRGEDFTLMQALIKADFWLMFFSLLLGSGSGLTVIDNLGQMSESLGYDETHIFVSMISIWNFLGRVGGGYVSEIIVRDYAYPRPVAMAFSQVAMAIGHLFFAMAWPGTMYIGTLLIGLGYGAHWAIVPAAASELFGLKNFGALYNFLTVANPAGSLIFSGLVASGIYDYEAEKQAHQHQSSEGLQLGKLLQLTALNAEEPLKCKGAICFFFSSLIMSGLCVIAVILSMIIVYRTRIVYLNLYGRNRT is encoded by the exons ATGTGGGTGCAAGCCGTCGCTGGGATCGGGTACCTGTTCGGCAGCCTTTCGCCGGTGATCAAGAGCTCCCTCGGCTACAACCAGCGGCAGATCGCCAGCCTCGGCGTCGCCAAGGATCTCGGTGACAGCATCGGCTTCCTCGCCGGCACCCTCTGCGAAATCCTGCCCCTCTGGGCGGCTCTTTTTATTGGTGTGCTGCAGAACTTCTTCGGGTATGGCTGGGTTTGGCTCATCGTCACCGGGAGAGCGCCCCGTTTGCCACTGTGGGCG ATGTGCATTCTTATATTCGTGGGGACAAACGGAGAGACCTACTTCAACACAGCTGCACTGGTTTCGTGCGTACAGAACTTCCCCAGGAGCAGAGGCCCGATAGTGGGAATCCTGAAGGGGTTTGCAGGGCTCAGTGGTGCGATCTTGACGCAGATTTTTGCGATGATGCACACACCTGATCACGCTGCTCTCATTTTCATGGTGGCCGTCGGACCATCCATGGTGGTCATCTCCCTGGCGTTCATCGTCAGGCCCGTTGGAGGCCACCGGCAAGTGCGACCTTCGGATCAGTCTAGCTTTATGTTCATCTACATTGTATGCTTGATCCTGGCTGCTTACTTGATGGGTGTCATGCTTCTGGAAGATCTGCTTGACCTCAGCCACATCGTGATCGTCCTGTTCACGGTGGTGCTGATGCTTCTCTTGCTGGTTCCTATCGCCATTCCTCTGCTGCTGGCATTCCGTGTGGACGCCGCCGCTTCTCCCGTCCAAGAGCTTCTCTTGCCCGAACCTTCGAAAGAGGAGACAAGCAAATCAGGACAACAAAACGAGGTTGTCTTCAGCGAGCTCGAGGACGAAAAGCCCAAGGATGTCGACCTGCTTCCTGCGTTGGAGAGGCAGAAGAGAATCGCTCGTTTGCAAGCAAAGCTGTTCCAAGCAGCCGCTGATGGAGCTGTCCGGGTCAAGAAGAGGAGAGGCCCGCACAGGGGAGAGGACTTCACCTTGATGCAGGCACTCATAAAGGCGGACTTCTGGCTTATGTTCTTCTCCCTTCTCTTGGGATCCGGTTCCGGATTGACTGTCATCGACAATCTTGGGCAGATGAGCGAGTCTTTGGGTTACGATGAGACTCACATCTTCGTCTCCATGATTAGCATTTGGAATTTCCTTGGTCGGGTAGGCGGAGGCTATGTATCTGAGATCATTGTCAG GGACTATGCGTATCCGAGGCCAGTGGCCATGGCGTTCTCTCAGGTCGCAATGGCAATCGGGCACCTGTTCTTTGCCATGGCTTGGCCTGGAACGATGTACATCGGAACCTTGCTGATTGGACTTGGATATGGAGCTCACTGGGCTATCGTTCCGGCTGCTGCATCCGAGCTGTTCGGGTTGAAGAACTTCGGAGCCCTGTACAATTTTCTTACCGTGGCTAATCCTGCCGGATCATTAATCTTCTCAGGTCTCGTTGCCAGCGGAATCTACGACTACGAAGCGGAAAAACAAGCACACCAACATCAAAGCTCGGAGGGTCTGCAACTTGGAAAATTGCTCCAACTTACTGCACTGAATGCGGAGGAGCCATTGAAGTGCAAAGGAGCAATCTGCTTCTTCTTCAGTTCATTAATCATGTCCGGACTTTGCGTCATTGCAGTGATCCTCAGCATGATCATTGTTTACAGGACTAGAATCGTGTACCTCAACCTTTACGGACGTAATCGCACGTAA